One genomic window of Paraburkholderia acidiphila includes the following:
- a CDS encoding DUF1835 domain-containing protein has translation MTTIHLIYGEPAAAALRQALEAAGRPDRVIALRDDLTVGPLRDIDVAGDPGVALRAAFWERLGDVPPALAHDDCAALTALEADDSHVVIWHTHDAAHQLALRRVCYRLRDVPQRLNEVRLTVDEISGPNAAACIEARLPDAAPISVLRITRLALEWQEAKFANGETRRWRDNTFTSGTWSDLDAMILGVLDAHEDLPADASWLASDALGAELTRGGAGFTVGEPVVLWRLRELCAAEELRLRDDMCAACAPLAAAARAARPPLPQTAAHLSLPR, from the coding sequence ATGACCACGATTCACCTCATTTACGGCGAGCCGGCCGCGGCGGCGCTGCGTCAGGCTCTCGAAGCGGCAGGCAGGCCGGACCGCGTGATCGCCCTGCGCGACGACCTGACGGTCGGTCCGTTGCGCGACATCGACGTGGCGGGCGACCCCGGCGTGGCGCTACGCGCCGCGTTCTGGGAGCGCCTTGGCGATGTCCCGCCAGCCCTTGCACACGACGACTGCGCGGCGCTGACCGCCCTCGAAGCCGACGATTCCCACGTGGTGATCTGGCACACGCACGACGCCGCCCACCAGCTCGCGCTGCGGCGGGTCTGCTATCGCCTGCGCGATGTCCCGCAGCGCTTGAACGAAGTGCGCCTGACCGTCGACGAAATCTCGGGCCCGAACGCGGCCGCCTGCATCGAGGCGCGCCTGCCCGACGCCGCGCCGATCTCGGTGCTGCGCATCACGCGTCTCGCGCTGGAGTGGCAGGAAGCCAAGTTCGCCAACGGCGAGACCCGCCGCTGGCGCGACAACACCTTTACGAGCGGCACGTGGAGCGACCTCGACGCCATGATCCTCGGCGTGCTCGACGCCCACGAGGACCTTCCGGCGGATGCGTCCTGGCTCGCCAGCGACGCGCTCGGCGCCGAACTCACGCGTGGCGGGGCCGGCTTCACGGTTGGCGAGCCGGTCGTGTTGTGGCGCCTGCGCGAGCTGTGTGCGGCAGAAGAACTGCGCCTGCGCGACGATATGTGCGCCGCCTGCGCCCCGCTTGCCGCGGCTGCTCGCGCCGCGCGTCCGCCGCTTCCGCAAACCGCCGCGCATCTTTCCCTCCCCCGCTGA